The DNA window CCTGCATCGCTTTTCGGAAAGTAGTTTAAAGTAAATTTTCAACCCGGAGTTTGGTTCCTACAGCAAAAGAATTTTACTCCGTAAACCATGCCAAACTTCCAAAAAGGAGGTCACATTATGCAATTACAACTTGTCAAAGATTTGGCCGAATTGATGCGCCAATACGGACTCGGGCGGCTTGAAGTGCGCGACAGCGAAGTCCATGTGCTGCTCGAGTCGCAAAAACACGCCTCCGATCCGGCAGCCATTGTAACGCCGTCTGTTGCCGTGGCGAATACCGTTGTGCCGGCTGTTAATACCGAAAAACCGGTACCCGCATCTGCACCGGAAACACCAAAGACCGATGCCTACTGCCAGAAGTCACCGTTGGTCGGTACGCTGTATTTAGCCCCGTCCGAGGACAGCCCGCGTTTTGTCGAGGTCGGCACAAAAGTCAAAAAAGGCGACACCCTCTGCATCGTCGAAGCCATGAAAGTGCTGAACGAGCTGACCGCCGAAACTGACGGCAAAATAGTCGAGGTCTGCGGAAAAAACGCCGCGCTTGTAGAATTCGGCCAGCCGCTGTTTTTAATCGAGAAGGTTTAAACTATGACGCAAGAGCAAATAAAACAGATTTTGCCGCATCGGGATGCGATGTTATTGATCGACGAGGCCGAAGCCGTCGACGGCGTTTCGCATGCCAAAAAGCTGATAAAAGGCGACGAGTGGTTTTTACGCGGGCATTTTCCGGGCGACCCGGTGGTGCCGGGCGTGATTTTATGTGAAATTTTAGCGCAGTCCACCTGCGTGTTACTGGCACCCGGAGGACGAACCCTCTTCACGGGACTCGATAAAGTGCGTTTTAAAAATATTGTCAAACCGGGCGATTTGTTCGAGACGGAATGCGTGATCACCAAGGCGCGCGCCCCATTTTATTGGGCGTCCGGAAAGGGATTCGTGGACGGAAAACTCTGCGTAAGCGCGGATTTTTCGT is part of the Oscillospiraceae bacterium genome and encodes:
- the accB gene encoding acetyl-CoA carboxylase biotin carboxyl carrier protein; protein product: MQLQLVKDLAELMRQYGLGRLEVRDSEVHVLLESQKHASDPAAIVTPSVAVANTVVPAVNTEKPVPASAPETPKTDAYCQKSPLVGTLYLAPSEDSPRFVEVGTKVKKGDTLCIVEAMKVLNELTAETDGKIVEVCGKNAALVEFGQPLFLIEKV
- a CDS encoding 3-hydroxyacyl-ACP dehydratase FabZ family protein, whose translation is MTQEQIKQILPHRDAMLLIDEAEAVDGVSHAKKLIKGDEWFLRGHFPGDPVVPGVILCEILAQSTCVLLAPGGRTLFTGLDKVRFKNIVKPGDLFETECVITKARAPFYWASGKGFVDGKLCVSADFSFAMITEPHV